A single genomic interval of Nostoc commune NIES-4072 harbors:
- the purQ gene encoding phosphoribosylformylglycinamidine synthase subunit PurQ — MKFGVIVFPGSNCDRDVAYVTRDLLGQPTRMVWHQETDIADLDVVIIPGGFSYGDYLRCGAIARFSPVMQQVIEHAQKGKFVIGICNGFQVLTEAGLLPGVLTRNRDLHFICDRAPLKVERTNLPWTQAYTTGEVITLPIAHGEGQFYANAATLAEIEDNGQVVFRYEGENPNGSLNNIAGICDRQGNVLGMMPHPERASDAMLGNSDGLRLFQGLLEKVAALA; from the coding sequence ATGAAATTCGGTGTTATTGTTTTTCCCGGTTCTAATTGCGATCGCGATGTTGCTTATGTAACCAGAGACTTGCTGGGGCAACCGACTCGCATGGTTTGGCATCAAGAAACAGATATTGCTGATTTGGATGTCGTTATCATCCCTGGTGGCTTTAGTTACGGAGATTATCTGCGCTGCGGTGCGATCGCGCGTTTTTCACCCGTGATGCAGCAGGTTATTGAACATGCCCAAAAGGGGAAGTTTGTAATCGGTATTTGCAATGGTTTTCAGGTATTAACTGAAGCTGGACTGTTGCCAGGGGTGTTGACTAGAAATCGAGATTTGCATTTTATTTGCGATCGCGCCCCCTTAAAAGTTGAGCGGACTAATCTCCCTTGGACACAAGCTTATACGACTGGTGAAGTTATTACTTTGCCCATTGCCCACGGAGAGGGACAATTCTACGCTAACGCAGCCACTCTGGCAGAAATTGAAGATAACGGGCAAGTTGTGTTTCGCTATGAAGGGGAAAATCCCAACGGTTCACTCAACAACATTGCCGGAATTTGCGATCGCCAGGGCAATGTGTTGGGGATGATGCCGCACCCAGAAAGAGCATCTGACGCGATGCTGGGCAATAGCGACGGCTTGAGGTTGTTTCAAGGATTGTTAGAGAAGGTAGCGGCATTAGCCTAG
- the ftsH4 gene encoding ATP-dependent zinc metalloprotease FtsH has protein sequence MPIKEQPKSPRFRIIANILLAVSGLFLLLNLFLPGLFASGPSGVPYSLFIHQVQEGEVSRVSVGQNQIIYQLKAENAEPPQVFATTPIFDLELPKLLEEKGVEFAATPPPKNTWFTTLLSWVIPPLIFIGIWQFFLARGGGGGPQGALSIGKSKAKVYVEGESAKITFADVAGVEEAKTELVEIVDFLKTPARFTQIGARIPKGVLLVGPPGTGKTLLAKAVAGEAGVPFFSISGSEFVELFVGVGSSRVRDLFEQAKKQAPCIVFIDELDAIGKSRSSNGFYGGNDEREQTLNQLLTEMDGFAAGDATVIVLAATNRPESLDSALLRPGRFDRQVLVDRPDLSGREAILKIHAQKVKLGDDVDLRAIATRTPGFAGADLANLVNEAALLAARNMRERVAQEDFAEAIERVVAGLEKKSRVMNETEKKIVAYHEVGHAMVGALTTGNGRVEKISIIPRGMAALGYTLQLPTEDRFLMNEDELRGQIATLLGGRSAEEIVFNSITTGASNDLQRATDLAERMVTTYGMSKVLGPLAYQQGQQSMFLGNGGGNPRRAVSEDTSRAIDSEVKEIVETAHEQALEILRQNRDLLEAIATQLLETEVIEGEKLHSLLDQIKPVAHS, from the coding sequence ATGCCAATTAAAGAACAGCCTAAGTCACCTCGTTTTCGGATCATTGCTAATATATTACTGGCAGTATCAGGGCTATTTTTGCTCTTAAATTTATTTTTACCTGGTTTATTTGCCTCTGGCCCTAGTGGTGTTCCCTACAGCTTATTTATTCATCAAGTACAAGAAGGGGAAGTTAGCCGCGTTTCCGTTGGTCAAAACCAGATTATTTACCAACTAAAAGCAGAAAATGCCGAGCCGCCCCAGGTGTTTGCAACTACACCAATCTTTGATTTAGAGTTACCCAAACTGCTAGAAGAAAAGGGAGTTGAGTTCGCTGCTACACCTCCACCCAAGAATACTTGGTTTACAACCCTCTTAAGTTGGGTGATTCCACCACTGATTTTTATTGGTATTTGGCAATTCTTTCTCGCCCGTGGTGGTGGCGGTGGCCCCCAAGGTGCGCTTTCTATTGGTAAGAGCAAAGCTAAGGTTTACGTTGAAGGCGAATCAGCTAAAATCACCTTTGCAGACGTGGCTGGGGTAGAAGAAGCAAAAACTGAGTTAGTGGAAATTGTGGATTTCCTCAAGACTCCGGCACGATTTACGCAAATTGGCGCTAGGATTCCCAAAGGTGTGTTGTTAGTTGGGCCTCCGGGTACTGGTAAGACACTTTTAGCGAAAGCCGTAGCAGGAGAAGCAGGAGTTCCATTCTTCAGTATCTCTGGTTCGGAGTTTGTAGAATTGTTTGTCGGTGTAGGATCTTCTAGAGTGCGGGATTTGTTTGAGCAGGCAAAGAAACAGGCTCCTTGTATTGTATTCATTGATGAATTGGATGCAATTGGTAAGTCTCGTAGCAGTAACGGCTTCTACGGTGGTAACGATGAGCGAGAACAGACCCTCAACCAGTTACTAACTGAGATGGATGGGTTTGCGGCTGGAGATGCAACAGTGATTGTCCTAGCAGCTACCAACCGCCCCGAAAGCCTTGACTCTGCATTGCTGCGTCCAGGTCGCTTTGACCGCCAGGTGTTGGTAGACCGTCCCGATTTATCTGGTCGGGAAGCAATTCTCAAGATTCACGCTCAAAAGGTAAAATTAGGAGATGATGTAGATTTAAGAGCGATCGCTACTCGTACTCCTGGTTTTGCTGGTGCTGATTTGGCAAACTTGGTGAATGAAGCGGCATTATTAGCAGCCCGTAATATGCGTGAAAGGGTTGCTCAAGAAGACTTTGCTGAAGCAATTGAGCGGGTAGTCGCCGGTTTAGAGAAGAAGAGCCGGGTAATGAATGAGACTGAGAAAAAGATTGTTGCTTACCATGAAGTTGGTCACGCAATGGTCGGGGCGCTAACAACAGGAAACGGTCGCGTAGAAAAGATTTCGATTATTCCCCGTGGAATGGCAGCTTTGGGTTACACCCTGCAATTACCAACTGAAGACCGCTTTTTGATGAATGAAGATGAACTGCGGGGTCAGATTGCGACTTTGTTAGGTGGACGTTCCGCCGAAGAGATTGTGTTTAACAGTATTACCACAGGTGCTTCCAACGATTTGCAACGAGCAACTGACTTGGCAGAACGGATGGTAACAACTTATGGTATGAGCAAAGTCTTAGGGCCGTTGGCTTACCAACAAGGACAACAATCAATGTTCTTGGGTAATGGTGGGGGTAATCCTCGGCGGGCGGTAAGTGAAGATACATCGAGAGCCATTGATAGCGAAGTCAAGGAAATCGTGGAAACAGCCCACGAGCAAGCCCTAGAGATTCTTAGACAGAACCGAGACTTACTAGAAGCGATAGCGACTCAACTCTTAGAAACAGAAGTCATTGAAGGCGAAAAACTGCACAGTTTGCTGGATCAAATTAAACCTGTAGCTCATTCGTAA
- a CDS encoding Uma2 family endonuclease, with protein MTLSIQQTTALSVEEFLKLPDTKPASEYFNGKIYQKSMPQGEHSTLQSSLVTVINEIAKPQKIAYAFPELRCTFEGRSIVPDIAVFEWQRIPLLPNGRITNKFEIPPDWIIEILSPEQSPNRVIRKITFSIQNGAKLGWLLDSADESIMIFEPNKLPELKEQQDILPVLSVLENWQLTVADVFSWLSFV; from the coding sequence ATGACCTTATCTATTCAGCAAACTACAGCATTAAGTGTAGAAGAGTTCTTAAAACTACCAGATACAAAACCAGCAAGCGAGTATTTTAACGGGAAAATCTACCAAAAGTCTATGCCACAAGGAGAACATAGTACGTTACAAAGTAGTTTAGTCACAGTTATTAATGAGATTGCTAAACCGCAAAAAATTGCTTATGCCTTTCCTGAGTTACGCTGTACATTTGAAGGTCGTTCAATAGTACCAGATATTGCAGTTTTTGAATGGCAAAGAATTCCATTGCTTCCTAATGGAAGAATTACAAATAAATTTGAGATTCCTCCAGATTGGATAATTGAAATTCTTTCACCAGAACAATCACCCAATCGAGTTATCCGCAAAATTACATTTTCTATTCAAAATGGAGCAAAGCTAGGTTGGTTGCTCGATTCTGCTGATGAGTCAATCATGATTTTTGAACCCAATAAATTACCAGAATTAAAAGAACAGCAAGATATCTTACCCGTTTTGAGTGTTTTGGAAAATTGGCAATTAACAGTTGCAGATGTATTTAGTTGGTTAAGTTTTGTTTGA
- a CDS encoding type II toxin-antitoxin system VapC family toxin, with protein sequence MIYLDTSVIAPLYWTEALSDAVEQLLLNETEVGLSQLVEVELVSALSRRVRMQEISQQDAIAIVESFQADLDSGFYTQIAMETVHYNLARQWISRFDTPLRTLDALHLTIAFQNHIRLVTADEALATSAEISRVEVLLLR encoded by the coding sequence TTGATTTATTTAGATACAAGCGTTATCGCTCCTTTGTATTGGACAGAAGCTTTAAGCGACGCAGTTGAACAATTACTACTCAATGAAACTGAAGTAGGTTTGAGTCAGTTGGTTGAGGTTGAACTCGTTTCTGCGTTATCGCGTCGAGTCAGAATGCAAGAAATATCTCAGCAAGATGCAATAGCCATTGTAGAAAGTTTCCAAGCAGATTTGGATAGTGGATTTTATACTCAAATTGCGATGGAAACAGTTCACTATAATTTAGCACGTCAGTGGATTAGTCGCTTTGATACACCATTGCGTACACTTGATGCTCTACATTTGACAATTGCATTTCAAAATCATATCCGATTGGTAACGGCTGATGAGGCTTTAGCTACAAGTGCTGAGATTTCACGAGTTGAGGTTTTGTTACTGCGGTAA
- a CDS encoding DUF2949 domain-containing protein, which translates to MKATDQLVHFLKEELGIPSGAISLALRHCEQTPNFLAMTLWQYGLVTLDQLAQIFDWLETV; encoded by the coding sequence ATGAAAGCTACAGATCAATTGGTGCATTTTTTAAAGGAAGAGTTGGGTATTCCTAGTGGAGCAATTTCTCTTGCTTTGCGACATTGTGAGCAGACCCCCAACTTTCTGGCTATGACCCTCTGGCAGTATGGACTGGTAACACTGGATCAGTTAGCCCAAATTTTTGATTGGTTGGAAACAGTATAA
- the purS gene encoding phosphoribosylformylglycinamidine synthase subunit PurS, which yields MQTKYLAKIFVTLRPSVLDPAGVAVQSGLKQMGYENVDQVRIGKYIELTITSSDEKKARQDLDRICDQMLANPVIENYRFDLIEVETQTGVF from the coding sequence GTGCAAACCAAGTATCTAGCCAAAATTTTCGTGACGCTTCGTCCTTCAGTTTTAGATCCTGCTGGCGTAGCTGTACAATCCGGTCTTAAGCAAATGGGATACGAGAACGTTGACCAGGTGCGGATTGGTAAGTACATTGAACTCACCATTACCTCGTCTGATGAGAAAAAAGCTCGTCAAGACCTCGATCGCATTTGTGACCAAATGCTAGCAAATCCTGTGATTGAAAATTATCGCTTTGATTTGATTGAGGTCGAAACACAGACTGGGGTATTTTAG
- a CDS encoding SPFH domain-containing protein encodes MEQFFLLIFLALGGSAVAGSVKVINQGNEALVERLGSYNKKLEPGLNFLIPFLDKIVYRETIREKVLDIPPQKCITRDNVGIEVDAVFYWRIVDMEKAWYKVENLQSAMVNMVLTQIRSEMGQLELDQTFTARSQINEILLRDLDIATDPWGVKVTRVELRDIIPSQAVRESMELQMSAERRKRAAILNSEGEREAAVNSARGKAEAQILDAEARQKSTILQAEAEQKAIVLKAQAERQQQVLKAQAIAESAELVAQKLHTNPNANKAVEVLFALGYLDMGATIGRSDSSKVLFIDPRTIPAAFEGMRSVISNGQVDSNELFSKQIPGLENNRST; translated from the coding sequence ATGGAACAGTTTTTTTTACTCATCTTTTTAGCCCTTGGTGGTTCTGCTGTAGCGGGGTCTGTAAAAGTCATTAATCAGGGCAATGAAGCTTTGGTGGAAAGATTGGGTAGCTATAACAAAAAGCTAGAACCTGGACTGAATTTTTTAATTCCTTTTTTGGATAAAATCGTTTACAGAGAAACCATCCGGGAAAAAGTCTTAGATATTCCTCCGCAAAAATGCATCACCCGCGACAACGTTGGTATTGAGGTAGATGCAGTGTTTTATTGGCGCATTGTAGATATGGAAAAAGCCTGGTATAAGGTAGAAAATCTCCAGTCGGCAATGGTGAACATGGTGCTAACTCAAATTCGCTCTGAAATGGGGCAATTGGAGTTGGATCAAACCTTTACTGCCCGTTCTCAAATCAATGAAATTCTGTTAAGGGATTTGGATATTGCTACAGATCCTTGGGGTGTGAAGGTGACGCGGGTAGAACTGCGGGATATTATTCCTTCGCAAGCGGTGCGAGAATCAATGGAATTGCAAATGTCGGCAGAACGACGCAAACGGGCAGCAATTTTAAATTCTGAGGGGGAACGTGAAGCTGCTGTTAATAGTGCTAGAGGTAAAGCAGAGGCGCAAATATTGGATGCCGAAGCTCGGCAAAAATCGACAATTTTGCAAGCGGAAGCTGAACAAAAGGCGATCGTTTTGAAGGCTCAAGCGGAACGTCAGCAACAGGTTTTGAAAGCTCAAGCGATCGCAGAATCAGCAGAACTTGTTGCCCAAAAGCTCCACACTAATCCTAATGCCAATAAAGCAGTGGAAGTTCTGTTTGCCTTGGGCTATTTGGATATGGGCGCAACAATTGGTAGAAGCGATAGCAGTAAAGTCTTATTTATAGATCCGCGCACTATTCCTGCTGCTTTTGAAGGTATGCGTTCTGTGATCTCAAATGGTCAAGTTGACTCTAACGAATTGTTTTCTAAGCAAATCCCAGGATTAGAAAACAACCGCTCTACTTAG
- a CDS encoding type II toxin-antitoxin system Phd/YefM family antitoxin — translation MLRISVEEAARNLKSLLERVARGEEVILLEQDKAVARLVPPLQNAERLASMKQFRDSLEIKGESLSATVINARIEERR, via the coding sequence GTGTTGAGAATTAGCGTTGAAGAAGCAGCTAGGAATTTAAAATCTCTTTTGGAACGAGTAGCTAGGGGAGAAGAAGTAATTTTGTTAGAGCAAGATAAAGCTGTAGCTCGTTTAGTTCCTCCGCTACAAAATGCAGAACGATTAGCAAGTATGAAACAATTTCGTGATTCTCTTGAGATTAAGGGTGAGTCATTGAGTGCAACTGTCATAAATGCACGTATAGAGGAACGTCGTTGA
- a CDS encoding NfeD family protein — protein MPSFTLIWLLAGAVLCLMELFLPSAFVALMMGISALVVALLSGVGLGSVWLQIVVWLLLSTLLIVLSRRFLQPRQRKSKIQDAVIAETLTEIPPGKTGRVLYEGNSWQARCDDDKFTVPPHQRVYVVRREGTTLIVIPENLLNS, from the coding sequence ATGCCAAGTTTTACCTTAATCTGGCTTCTGGCAGGAGCAGTCTTGTGTTTAATGGAACTGTTCTTACCATCGGCGTTTGTCGCCTTGATGATGGGAATTAGCGCTTTGGTGGTGGCGCTACTGTCTGGAGTGGGTTTGGGAAGTGTATGGTTGCAAATTGTAGTTTGGCTATTACTTTCCACATTACTAATCGTGCTTTCTCGTCGGTTTTTGCAACCGCGACAACGCAAATCAAAAATTCAGGATGCAGTTATAGCTGAAACTTTAACAGAAATTCCGCCTGGGAAAACAGGGCGGGTGCTGTATGAAGGAAATTCTTGGCAAGCACGATGTGACGATGACAAATTTACCGTACCACCCCATCAAAGAGTTTATGTGGTTAGGAGAGAAGGTACTACTTTGATTGTGATACCAGAAAATTTGTTGAATTCTTAG
- a CDS encoding Fur family transcriptional regulator codes for MRVIRTRSQERIFNLLKTIKKGISAQDIYVELRNTNQSMGLATVYRSLEALKLEGMVQVRNLTNGEALYSLAQQDKHHLTCLQCGVSIPIHQCPVHDLEDQLESSHKFKVFYHTLEFFGLCRECQVNQASEISQ; via the coding sequence ATGAGAGTCATACGCACCCGCAGTCAAGAGCGTATTTTCAATTTACTGAAAACCATCAAAAAAGGTATTTCAGCCCAGGATATTTACGTGGAACTACGCAATACAAATCAGAGTATGGGTTTAGCAACAGTTTACCGCTCTTTAGAAGCCTTAAAACTCGAAGGCATGGTACAAGTGCGGAATTTGACTAATGGTGAAGCCCTCTATAGTTTAGCGCAGCAAGACAAACATCACCTTACTTGCTTGCAATGCGGTGTCTCAATTCCGATTCATCAATGCCCCGTTCATGACCTAGAAGACCAGTTAGAATCTAGCCATAAATTTAAAGTTTTCTATCACACCTTAGAGTTTTTTGGGTTGTGCAGGGAATGCCAGGTAAATCAAGCGAGTGAAATTAGTCAATAA
- the moeB gene encoding molybdopterin-synthase adenylyltransferase MoeB → MSLNPNLDEIQLTKDDYERFSRHLILPEVGLEGQKRLKAASVVCIGTGGLGAPLLLYLAAAGIGRIAIVDFDVVDTSNLQRQVIHGTSWVGKPKIESAKNRIHEINPYCQVDLYETRLTSENALEILEPYDIVVDGTDNFPTRYLVNDACVLLNKPNVYGSILRFEGQATVFNYQGGPNYRDLFPEPPPPGMVPSCAEGGVLGILPGIIGLIQATETVKIILGQGNTLSGRLLLYNALDMKFRELKLRPNPIRPVIEKLIDYEQFCGIPQAKAEEAKQQMEMEEMTVKDLKELLDSGAKDFVLLDVRNPNEYDIAKIPGSVLVPLPDIENGNGVAKVKEILNGHRLIAHCKMGGRSAKALGILKEAGIVGTNVKGGITAWSREIDPSVPEY, encoded by the coding sequence ATGTCGCTCAATCCCAATCTGGATGAAATCCAGTTGACTAAAGACGATTACGAACGCTTCTCCCGACACCTAATTTTGCCGGAAGTAGGACTAGAAGGACAAAAGCGCCTGAAAGCTGCCAGTGTCGTGTGTATCGGTACAGGCGGACTAGGTGCACCACTACTTTTATATCTGGCGGCGGCGGGTATTGGACGTATTGCGATTGTCGATTTCGATGTTGTCGATACTTCCAACTTACAACGCCAAGTCATCCACGGTACATCTTGGGTAGGTAAACCTAAGATTGAATCGGCAAAAAACCGGATTCACGAGATTAATCCTTATTGTCAGGTTGATTTATACGAAACCCGCCTAACTTCCGAAAACGCCCTAGAAATCCTTGAACCTTACGATATCGTCGTGGATGGTACTGATAACTTCCCCACTAGATATCTAGTTAACGACGCTTGCGTATTGCTGAATAAGCCCAACGTCTACGGTTCAATTTTACGCTTTGAAGGTCAAGCTACTGTATTTAACTATCAAGGTGGGCCAAATTATCGTGACCTTTTCCCAGAACCACCACCACCAGGGATGGTTCCCTCTTGTGCAGAAGGTGGGGTATTGGGAATTTTGCCAGGAATTATTGGTTTAATTCAAGCAACAGAAACTGTCAAAATTATCCTGGGACAAGGTAATACCTTAAGTGGACGATTGCTGTTATACAACGCCTTAGATATGAAATTCCGAGAGTTGAAGCTGCGTCCTAACCCAATTCGCCCTGTGATTGAAAAACTGATAGACTACGAACAATTCTGCGGAATTCCACAAGCTAAGGCAGAGGAGGCTAAACAGCAGATGGAAATGGAAGAAATGACCGTTAAGGATTTGAAGGAGTTGCTTGATAGTGGTGCGAAGGATTTTGTACTGCTAGATGTCCGCAACCCCAATGAGTACGACATTGCCAAAATTCCGGGTTCAGTGTTGGTTCCCTTACCAGACATTGAAAATGGCAATGGCGTTGCCAAGGTGAAGGAAATATTGAATGGTCACCGCTTAATTGCTCATTGTAAGATGGGCGGGCGATCGGCAAAAGCCCTTGGCATTCTCAAAGAAGCTGGGATTGTTGGAACGAATGTCAAAGGCGGAATTACCGCTTGGAGTCGAGAAATTGATCCTTCTGTTCCAGAGTATTAA
- a CDS encoding protein phosphatase 2C domain-containing protein, with protein MISTQLIIYCINPRCNSPINPIGDSVCTTCQTPLVHRYLWATGSLSAKISPGTRVAQRYEVISPQIWLDTQPGLSPDAPDELPTEVIPYLRLYQERLHLPQAYGFASNFEEDTTNILLLENVPIDEKGNIYPTIVEAWEQATAVRQVYWLWQILQLWTPLSELGLSRSLLVVDNLRVQGWCVRLLELYQTPADEKLSLRNLGECWQFWVASAKASVAKGLQNIVQQMCDEVELETINIQLNNLLLASAAELPLVLKVAGSTDIGPIMAQNEDAYYPNALRVFGHGESGMGHGEEVTNAQSPMPQATRQLSRNTHKGMEFPVAFDEPLLPHLSIVCDGIGGHEGGEVASKLAVQSVKLQIRALLKEVREQTALVPPELLQEQLEASLRVVNNLISARNNEQKRQGKERMATTIVMALQVPQRVQTSTGWQSNNTHELYLANVGDSRAYWITRNYCQLLTVDDDVATREVRFAKSLYRKALLRTDANALTQALGTRDAESLRLKVQRFIVEEDGILLLCSDGLSDKNLVEQSWQDYAIPVLTGEMTVEDAVCNWINLANEKNGHDNTSVVLTYCRVSPEYLVPVTPALPEEIIEAAIQEEPEEPEEQEKLEELEELEEPISFTESSQALLDLDLDLDLDLDLSEEPPLSVEIPPTLITKPKRGKRLVMLGGVLALLVGGTSLGLFAWWQINPQGFQQMCRQLPQRIQQLCPPGK; from the coding sequence ATGATTTCTACTCAACTGATAATTTATTGTATAAATCCACGCTGTAATAGCCCGATTAATCCGATTGGAGATAGTGTTTGTACCACTTGTCAAACTCCTTTAGTTCACCGCTATCTTTGGGCTACTGGCTCATTATCTGCCAAAATTTCACCAGGTACGAGGGTAGCACAGAGGTATGAGGTAATTAGTCCCCAGATTTGGCTGGATACTCAACCGGGACTGTCGCCAGATGCACCTGATGAATTGCCAACGGAAGTAATTCCTTACCTACGATTATATCAAGAGCGATTACATCTCCCCCAAGCTTATGGGTTTGCTAGCAACTTTGAGGAAGATACAACTAATATCCTCTTATTAGAAAATGTGCCGATAGATGAAAAAGGAAATATCTATCCAACTATTGTTGAGGCATGGGAGCAAGCAACGGCGGTACGACAAGTTTATTGGTTGTGGCAAATTCTCCAACTTTGGACACCTTTATCTGAATTGGGACTTAGCCGCAGTTTACTAGTAGTAGACAACTTGAGAGTCCAAGGTTGGTGTGTGCGATTGTTGGAACTCTACCAAACACCAGCAGATGAGAAACTGAGTTTACGGAATCTGGGGGAGTGTTGGCAGTTTTGGGTAGCGTCTGCAAAGGCATCAGTAGCCAAAGGATTACAGAACATAGTCCAGCAGATGTGTGATGAGGTTGAGTTAGAGACTATTAATATTCAACTCAATAATTTACTACTAGCATCTGCGGCAGAATTGCCATTAGTTTTAAAGGTGGCAGGCTCTACAGATATTGGCCCAATTATGGCGCAAAACGAAGACGCTTACTACCCAAATGCTTTGAGAGTTTTTGGGCATGGGGAATCGGGCATGGGGCATGGGGAAGAAGTTACCAATGCCCAATCCCCAATGCCCCAAGCGACGAGGCAACTATCCCGGAACACCCACAAGGGGATGGAGTTTCCCGTCGCTTTCGATGAACCTTTATTGCCTCACTTGTCGATTGTTTGCGATGGCATTGGCGGACATGAAGGCGGGGAGGTTGCTAGTAAGTTGGCGGTGCAGTCTGTAAAGTTGCAAATTCGGGCTTTACTCAAAGAGGTTAGAGAACAAACTGCACTTGTACCACCAGAGTTATTGCAGGAACAATTAGAAGCAAGCTTACGGGTGGTAAATAATCTGATTAGTGCCCGCAATAATGAACAAAAACGCCAAGGCAAAGAACGCATGGCTACAACCATTGTCATGGCGCTGCAAGTTCCACAACGAGTGCAGACGAGTACTGGCTGGCAATCAAATAATACCCATGAACTTTACTTGGCTAATGTTGGCGATAGCCGTGCCTATTGGATTACTCGCAATTATTGTCAGCTACTGACAGTAGATGATGATGTGGCAACGCGAGAAGTGCGTTTTGCTAAAAGCTTGTATCGAAAAGCACTCTTGAGAACAGATGCTAATGCTTTAACTCAAGCATTGGGGACAAGAGATGCAGAATCTTTGCGTCTCAAGGTTCAGCGATTCATTGTGGAAGAAGATGGCATATTGCTACTTTGTTCTGATGGTTTAAGTGATAAAAACTTGGTGGAACAATCTTGGCAAGATTATGCAATACCCGTGTTAACAGGTGAAATGACAGTTGAAGATGCTGTATGTAACTGGATTAACTTAGCAAATGAAAAAAATGGGCATGATAATACGTCGGTTGTTCTCACTTATTGCCGTGTCTCTCCAGAATACTTAGTACCTGTGACTCCGGCGTTGCCAGAAGAAATTATAGAAGCAGCGATACAAGAAGAACCAGAGGAACCAGAGGAACAAGAAAAATTAGAGGAACTAGAGGAACTAGAAGAACCAATTTCTTTTACAGAAAGTTCCCAAGCTTTGCTAGATTTGGATCTAGATTTGGATTTAGATTTGGATCTTTCAGAAGAACCACCTCTGAGCGTTGAAATTCCACCAACTTTAATTACAAAACCTAAGCGGGGTAAACGTTTGGTAATGCTGGGGGGAGTTTTGGCGTTGCTTGTGGGGGGTACAAGTCTGGGATTATTTGCTTGGTGGCAAATTAATCCTCAAGGATTTCAGCAGATGTGTCGGCAACTTCCCCAAAGAATACAGCAACTTTGTCCGCCTGGAAAGTAA